Part of the Aquamicrobium lusatiense genome is shown below.
TCGTCACGGTGACGAACACGGCGATCAGCAGCTCATGCAGCACCGGGCGGCTTTCGATCACCGAAAAGAACAGCATCGAAGCCAGCAATATGCCGCCCGTGCCCCATGTGGTGCCGAGCGTCGGCGAATGGACGCGCTTGTAGAAGCTGTCGAGACGCACCAGCCCGATCGTGCCCAGCAGCGTCAGGCCCGACCCCAGAAGCAGCAGGAAAGCGACGATGAGCGCCGCCCACAGCGGAAGTTCGGCGGCGTGGCTCATTCGATCACCTCCCCGCGCATGAGGAACTTCGCCAGCGCCGAGGTCGAGACGAAGCCGAGCAGGGAGATCACCAGAGCCCCCTCGAAATAGAGCGTCGAGCCGGTGCGGATGCCGAAAGTGATCAGCAACAGCATGGCGCAGACATAGAGCGCATCGAGGGCCAGCACCCTGTCCTGCGCGCGCGGCCCCTTGAACAGCCTGACGCCGCAGCAAAGGGCGGCTGCCGCCAGGAAGAGCTGCGCCAGCGTGATGGACCAGAACAGAATGGTGACGCTCATTCGAAAATCTCCATCAGCAGCGCCTCGTAGCGGCCCTTAATCAGTTCGCTCCACGATTCCTCGCTGACCAGATCCAGCACATGGATCAGCAGAAGATCTTCAGTCGACCTGTATTCCACCCAGGCGGTGCCGGGCGTGCTGGTGATGATGCAGGCGAGGAAGGCAAGGCCGGTCGGATCGCGCATTTCCAGCGGTATAGCCACGAAGCCGGACACGACCTCCAGCTTCCTGCCACCGAGGTTGATGCGCGCCACCGCGATGTTGGAACGCAGGATGTCGACGAAGACGATGCCCATCAGCGTGGCGATCCGGCTCCAGCGGCGGATGCGCGGCTTGGACGGCTGCAGGGCCGACATGGTCGATGCCGCGACCAGCGCAATGACGGCTCCCAGCAGGAAATGTCCGGCCGTGAAACCGTTGAGCAGCAGCCACATGAACAGCAGCGAGACGGCCAGCAGCGGATAGGGAAGCAAGCGTGTCATCGGCCGGCCTCCATCTTCGGCGACGGCACCTGACGGGCCGACAGCACGCCTTCGATATAGGCATCCGGCGAGTGCAGCGATTGCGAGGTGGCATCGACATAGGCCATCACCGGCCCGGCCTTGACGGTCATCACCACACACAGCGCCAGCAGCAGCGCCACCGGCGCAAACTCCACCACCAGCACGCGCGGCACCACGCCCTCGATGGGCGGCGCCCAGAAGGTGCGGATACCGACGCGCAGCATGGCCACCATGGCAAACAGGCCCGAGATGATGAGTACGGCGAAGAAGGCCCAGGCCATGCCGGAAATCGCGCCATCATCGCCGGCCGACAGCGCCGCCGACAGCAGCGCGAACTTGCCGAGGAAGCCCGACAGCGGCGGCAGCCCGGACAGGAGCAGCCCGCACAGCACGAAGCAGATGCCGAGAATGGCCAGCGTTGCCGGCAGGGTCACGCCGACCTCCTCGTCGATCTCCTCTTCTTCCGGATCGTCGCCATAGGCCTCCATCGTCACCGCAAGAACGTTGGCGGCGGGGTCCTGCGAGCGGTCGACCAGTTCAACCAGCAGGAACAGCGCGCCGATGGTGAGCGTGGAGGAGACCATGTAGAACAGCGCGCCGGTGGTGACGCCGGCATCGGCCATGCCCACCGCGGCCAGCAGCGTGCCCGAGGAAACCAGAACGCTGTAGGAAACGAGGCGCGCCATGGCCTGCGAGGCCAGAACGCCGATGGTGCCGAAGGCCATCGTCACCAGACCGGCGACCAGCAGGCCGACGTCGCCGAAGCTGGCGGAATCGCCGGCGCGCGCGCCGAGCAGCAGCGGCGACAGGCGCAGCACCGCATAAACGCCGACCTTGGTCATGATCGAGAAGATCGCGGCAACGGGTGCCGCCGCCGCCGAATAGGCGCCCGGCAGCCAGAAGCACAGCGGCCAGATGCCGGCCTTGGTGAGGAAGGCGATGCCCAGAATGGCGGTTCCGGCCTCCAGAAGCGCCCTGTCCTGCGCCGGGACGGCCGGAATGCGCACGGCAAGGTCTGCCATGTTGAGCGTTCCGGTGACGCCATAGATGAGGCTGACGCCGATCAGGAACAGCATCGAGGCGGCGAGATTGACGGCGATGTAATGCATGCCGAAGCGCACCCGCGTCACACCCAGCCCATGCAGCATCAGCCCGTAGGAGGCGGCCAGCAGAACCTCGAAGAAGACGAACAGATTGAACAGATCGCCGGTGAGGAAAGCGCCGTTCAGGCCCATGAGCAGGAACTGGAACAGCGAATGGAAATGCGGGCCGGCCTTGTGCCAGCGCGCGAGCGAGAACACCAGCGCCGCAGTTGCCAGCAGGGCGGTCAGCAACAGCATCATGGCCGAAAGCCGGTCGACGACCAGCACGATGCCGTAAGGTGCGGCCCAGTTGCCCAGCAGATAGACGCTGGCCACCGAACCTTCGACATCGGCCTGAGCCACCAGCGTGCCGGCAATAAGAAGCAGGCCGAGCGTGGCCGCGATATTGACCAGCGACTTGAAAGTATGCCGTCTTTCGTCGAACAGGAGCAGGAATGCGCCTGTGACCAGCGGCAGGATGATGGGCGCTATATCGAGGTGATTGGCCAGCTGCATCACGGCTCCCTGCCGTCGACATGGTCGCTTCCGGTCAGACCGCGGGCCACGAGCATCACCACCAGAAACAGGGCTGTGGTGGCGAAGCCAATGACGATGGCGGTCAGCACCAGCGCCTGCGGTACCGGGTCGGTATAGGCTGTCGGGTCAACCGCGCCGCCCGTATCCAGCACCGGGGGCACGCCGCTGCGCAGCCGCCCCATGGAAAAGATGAAGAGATTGACGCCATAGGCGATCAGCGACAGACCGACGATCACCTGATAGGTGCGCGGCCGCAGAAGCAGCCAGACGCCGGAGCCGACCAGAACGCCGATGGCGAGCGAGAGGGTCAGTTCGGTCATTGCACCTCCTGCTCGGCAAGGGCCGCCGTCTTCGCCACCCTGAGCTTGCGGATGGACTGGTGTGCCAGCGCGATCAGCATCAGCACCGTGGCGCCGAGAACCAGTGCGAAGACGCCGAGATCGAAGAACAGGGCCGTCGCCGCCGGCACCTTGCCCACCACGGGCAGGTCCACATATTGCGCGTGCGACGTCAGGAAGGGATAGCCCAGTGCCCAGGAGCCCATGCCGGTGGCGGCAGCGATCAGCAGCCCCCAGCCGATCCATTTGACCGGCAGCACCCTGAGCCGCTCCTCCACCCAGCGCGTTCCGGCAGCCAGATATTGCAGGATGAACGCCGAGGCCAGCGCAATGCCCGCCACGAAACCACCACCCGGCAGATCATGTCCGCGCAGGAACAGATAGGCCGACAGAACGATGATGACCGGGAACATCCACTGCATGATGACGGAAGGCACATACAGATAGTCGCTGGCAATGGTGCCGGCGCCCGGCTTGGCGGCAGGATCATCCGCCGACTGTCGGCGCTGCTGGTCGGTCGAGCCGACACTCTCCGGTGCGGGGCGGAAGCGGCGCAGCAGCACGAAGACGGTGATGGCGACGATGCCGAGAACGGTAATCTCGCCGAACGTGTCGAAGCCGCGGAAATCGACGAGGATCACGTTGACGACATTGGTGCCGCCGCCCAGCGGGTAGGCGTTCTCCACGAAGTAATCGGCAATGGTCTGCGGCGGCCGGCGCGCCATCACCGCGTAGGAGATGATCGCCATGCCGAGCCCGCAGGCAATCGCCATCGCAAAGTCGCGGTAGCGGCGCAGTTGCGCCCAGAACGCCTGCACAGGCGTCTCGACCTCCTGGAACCGCTGCGGCAGCCAGCGCAGGCCAAGCAGGATCAGCACCGTGGTGACGACTTCCACCAGAAGCTGGGTCAGCGCCAGATCGGGCGCGGAAAGCCACACGAAGGTGATGCAGGTGATCAGCCCCGCGCCGCTCAGCAGCATGAGAGCGACCAGACGGTGGAACTTCGCCTGATAGGCGGCCCCGATGGCGCAGGCCATCCCAAGCAGCCACAGCGCGGAGAAGACCAGATCGCTGCTGGCCGGCAACTTGACATCCGGCAGCATCGGCCCCCGCCACAGCGACAGGATGCCGGCAATGAAGGCGATGGCGACCAGCAGGCGCAACTGGGGCTGCAGACGGCGGGTTCCGAGCCACCCTTCGAGGAAACGCGCCCAGCGCCATGACACGGTGACCATGACCTGCTCGAAGATGCGCTGTCCGTTGATCCGCCGGAAGAAGGGCGGCCCCTCCTCGCTCGTCGCCAGATAGGTGCGGATGACGAGGAACATCAGAACGCCGGCGACCAGCGCCACGATGCTCATCATCAGCGGCAGGTTGAAGCCGTGCCACACGGACAGGCTGTAATAGGGCGTGGAATCGCCGAGCACCGAAACCACCGCGCTGTGCAGGTAGGGGCCGATGGTGCGCCCCGGAACGATGCCGACGATGAGGCATATCAGTACCAGCAGGAGCACCGGCAGGCGCATGAAGAAGGGCGGTTCGTGCGGCTCATGCGGCAGGGGTTCGGGCGCCTTGCCGAAGAAGACGCTGTGAATGAAGCGGATCGAATAGGTGACGGCGAAGGTGCTGGCGATGACGGCGGCATAGGGCGCGATGGTATCCAGCCACGAATCGGCATGGTGCTCGATCGCCTCGGCGAAGAACATCTCCTTGGACAGGAAGCCGTTGAGCAGCGGCACGCCCGCCATGGCCGCGCTCGCCACCATGGCGAGCGTCGCCGTGATCGGCATGGCGCTGAGCAGCCCGCCGAGGCGGCGCATGTCGCGCGTTCCCGTTTCATGATCGATGATGCCGGCGGCCATGAACAGCGACGCCTTGAAGGTGGCATGGTTCATCATGTGGAAGATGGCGGCGACCGCGCCCAGCGGACTTCCCAGGCTGAGCAGCATGGTGATGAGGCCGAGATGGCTGATCGTCGAATAGGCGAGCAGGCCCTTGATGTCCTGCTGGAAGATCGAGAAGAAGGCTCCCAGAACCAGCGTGATCATACCGGCCAGACCGACGATGAAGAACCACTCATAGGTGCCTGCCAGCACCGGCCACATCCGTGTCATCAGGAAGACGCCGGCCTTGACCATCGTGGCCGAGTGCAGAAAGGCCGAAACCGGCGTCGGTGCGGCCATGGCGTTCGGCAGCCAGAACTGGAACGGAAACTGCGCGCTCTTGGTGAAGGCGCCGAGCAGCACGAGGATCAGGATCGGCGTGTAGAGATCATGCTCGCGCAGCAGATTTCCGGAGGCCAGCACCTCGTCCAGATCATAGCTGCCGACCACATGCCCGATCAGCAGCATGCCGGCCAGCAGCGCAAGCCCGCCGATGCCGGTGACGGTCAGCGACATGCGCGCCCCATCGCGCGCCGCCGGATTGTGATGCCAGTAGCCGATCAGCAGGAAGGAGAAGACGCTCGTCATCTCCCAGAAAATCACCAGCTGGATGAGGTTGCCGGACAGAACGACGCCCAGCATCGATCCCGCAAAGGCGAGGAAAAACATGTAGAAGCGCGGAATGGGATCTTCCGGCGACATGTAGTAGCGCGTGTAGATCACCACCAGGAAGCCGATACCGGAAATCAGCATGGCGAACATCCAGGCAAAGCCGTCGAGACGGAAGACCAGCTCCAGTCCGAGCTCCGGCACCCAGCTGATTTCCTGACGAACCGCATTGCCCGCGGCGATGTCCGGATAAGACATCATCACCACGATGAAAATGACGAGCATCACGCCGCCGGCCAGCCATGCTTCGGCATTGCGTGCATTGGACGGCAGCAGCGCGGCGACAGCGCTCGCCACGAACGGCAGCACAATCATCCAGATGAGAGACGCGCCGCCCAGCATGCGGTGATCCTTGGATAGAGTCGAGACGATATTGCCTGATTTCATCCATTATGGTTGAATCTACCGCCGTACTGCAAGGGCTGATCGATGCAAATATTTCCCGAACAGTGTCGGGCCGCGCGTGGCCTTCTGAACTGGACACAGGACCGGCTCGCCAGCGCTGCCGGCGTTTCGCGCAGCACGATCAAGGATTTTGAATGCCACCGCCACGCGCTTCAGCGCGGCTCCGAAGAGCTGGTCATCAGGGCATTCACGCGCTGCGGCGTCGAGCTGCTGTTCGACACAGATGGCGCGGGCATCGGCGTGCGCATGGAAAAAGCAGGCAACCTGCCGGTCGCTGCACGATCCTGAAAAGGCAAACCGGCCGCCCTCTTTTCGAGGCGGCCGGCTTCCATAAGTCGCACGGCGGGCAAGGCCCGTAATGAAGGGGATCAGCCCTTTACTTCAGGCAGCGAGGCGTCGAGAGCTTTTTTCACCGCCGCGACCATGTCGTCGACCTGGCTCTCGGTGATGATCAGCGGCGGGCAGAAGCCCAGCGTATCGCCCATGTTGCGCGAGATGACGCCGTTTTCCTGCAGATGGCCATTGACCAGCAGGCCGAGCGCGCCGGCATTCTTCCACGGTGCCCTGGTGGCCTTGTCGGCCACCAGCTCGACGCCGGCGATCAGGCCGACGCCGCGCACTTCGCCAACCAGTTCATGATCCGCCAGCTCGCGCAGGCGCTTCTGCATGTGGGCGCCGACCCGCTTTGCATTGCCGACCAGATCGTTCTCCTCGATGATTCTGAGGTTTTCGAGCGCGACAGCCGCCGGAACCGGATGGCCACCGGCGGTATAGCCATGGCCGAACGTCCCGATGCGGTTGCTCTCGTCGGCCAGCGGCTGGTAGACGCGATCGTTGATGAGCAGCGCAGAGATCGGCAGATAGGACGAGGACAGCTGCTTCGACATCACGAGGATGTCGGGCCTGATGCCGAAGGTCTCGCAGCCGAACATGCTGCCGGTGCGGCCGAAACCGCAGATGACCTCGTCGGCGACCAGCAGAATGTCGTATTTCGCCAGAACCGCCTGGATCTTCTCCCAGTAGGTGGCCGGCGGAACGACGACGCCGCCGGCGCCCATCACCGGCTCGCCGATGAAAGCGGCAATCGTATCCGGACCTTCCGCGAGGATGAGCTGCTCGAGTTCATCGGCGAGGCGCGTGGCGAAAGCCTCCTCGCTCTCGCCGGGCTGCGCATCGCGATAGTGATGCGGCGTGCCGGTGTGGATCACATTGGCGATCGGCAGGTCGAAGGAAATGTGGTTGTTGGGCAGGCCGGTCAGGCTGGCCGAGGCAATGGTGACGCCGTGATAGCCGCGCTTGCGGGAGATGATCTTCTTCTTCTGCGGCTGGCCCAGCGCATTGGAGCGATACCAGATCATCTTCATGGCCGTGTCATTGGCTTCCGAGCCGGAATTGGTGAAGAACACCTTGCTCATTGGCACGGGCGCGATCGACACCAACTTCTCGGCCAGATCGATCACCGGCGCATGACTTTTGTGCGTGAAATTATGATAGAAAGGCAGCTGTTTCATCTGCCGCGTGGCGGCATCGACGAGACGCTGCTCTGAGAAGCCGACCGCCACGCTCCACAGCCCCGCCATCGCTTCGATGTAACGCTTGCCCGATGCATCCTCGACATAGATGCCGTCGCCCTTTTCGATGACCAGCGGCCCGATTTCCTCATGCCTGCGGGCATTGGTGTAGGAATGCATGTGGTAGCTTATATCGCGGGCTTCGACTGAGTTCGGCTGGGCTGTCATGACGGCTCCTTGCATTCGGGTTCAGGCAGGCAGGGAAAAGCGCGCTGCCATTATGGTATTTGATGCATCATGTTTTCGGGCAGATGCATTGTCAATGTCAGTGCATTGGTCCACGCGGGGGACCGACATCCCCGGCTTCATAACAGAAAAGGCCGGGACGAACCCGGCCTTCGATGCATGATAAAAAGTCCTAAACGCCGGACTGGCTGACGAATTTGGTCACCAGATAGGCTTCGAGCGCTTCGGTGCCGCCTTCCGAACCATAGCCGCTGTCCTTGATGCCGCCGAAGGGCACTTCCGGCAGCGCCAGACCCAGATGATTGAGGGTCAGCATGCCGGTTTCCAGTTCCTGCCCGAGCGCGGTTGCCGTCTTTGCCGAGGAGGTGAAGGCATAGGCGGCAAGCCCGTAAGGCAGGCGGTTGGCCTCGGCGATGACGTCATCGAAACCGCTGAACGGCGCGACCAGCGCCACCGGCCCGAACGGCTCCTCGTTCATGATGCGCATGTCGCCGGT
Proteins encoded:
- the mnhG gene encoding monovalent cation/H(+) antiporter subunit G, encoding MSHAAELPLWAALIVAFLLLLGSGLTLLGTIGLVRLDSFYKRVHSPTLGTTWGTGGILLASMLFFSVIESRPVLHELLIAVFVTVTTPVTLMLLARAALFRDRTEKNPEVPTFTAVAERSSEVVARGVNNGGAAED
- a CDS encoding monovalent cation/H+ antiporter subunit A; this translates as MLGGASLIWMIVLPFVASAVAALLPSNARNAEAWLAGGVMLVIFIVVMMSYPDIAAGNAVRQEISWVPELGLELVFRLDGFAWMFAMLISGIGFLVVIYTRYYMSPEDPIPRFYMFFLAFAGSMLGVVLSGNLIQLVIFWEMTSVFSFLLIGYWHHNPAARDGARMSLTVTGIGGLALLAGMLLIGHVVGSYDLDEVLASGNLLREHDLYTPILILVLLGAFTKSAQFPFQFWLPNAMAAPTPVSAFLHSATMVKAGVFLMTRMWPVLAGTYEWFFIVGLAGMITLVLGAFFSIFQQDIKGLLAYSTISHLGLITMLLSLGSPLGAVAAIFHMMNHATFKASLFMAAGIIDHETGTRDMRRLGGLLSAMPITATLAMVASAAMAGVPLLNGFLSKEMFFAEAIEHHADSWLDTIAPYAAVIASTFAVTYSIRFIHSVFFGKAPEPLPHEPHEPPFFMRLPVLLLVLICLIVGIVPGRTIGPYLHSAVVSVLGDSTPYYSLSVWHGFNLPLMMSIVALVAGVLMFLVIRTYLATSEEGPPFFRRINGQRIFEQVMVTVSWRWARFLEGWLGTRRLQPQLRLLVAIAFIAGILSLWRGPMLPDVKLPASSDLVFSALWLLGMACAIGAAYQAKFHRLVALMLLSGAGLITCITFVWLSAPDLALTQLLVEVVTTVLILLGLRWLPQRFQEVETPVQAFWAQLRRYRDFAMAIACGLGMAIISYAVMARRPPQTIADYFVENAYPLGGGTNVVNVILVDFRGFDTFGEITVLGIVAITVFVLLRRFRPAPESVGSTDQQRRQSADDPAAKPGAGTIASDYLYVPSVIMQWMFPVIIVLSAYLFLRGHDLPGGGFVAGIALASAFILQYLAAGTRWVEERLRVLPVKWIGWGLLIAAATGMGSWALGYPFLTSHAQYVDLPVVGKVPAATALFFDLGVFALVLGATVLMLIALAHQSIRKLRVAKTAALAEQEVQ
- a CDS encoding monovalent cation/H+ antiporter subunit D, with product MQLANHLDIAPIILPLVTGAFLLLFDERRHTFKSLVNIAATLGLLLIAGTLVAQADVEGSVASVYLLGNWAAPYGIVLVVDRLSAMMLLLTALLATAALVFSLARWHKAGPHFHSLFQFLLMGLNGAFLTGDLFNLFVFFEVLLAASYGLMLHGLGVTRVRFGMHYIAVNLAASMLFLIGVSLIYGVTGTLNMADLAVRIPAVPAQDRALLEAGTAILGIAFLTKAGIWPLCFWLPGAYSAAAAPVAAIFSIMTKVGVYAVLRLSPLLLGARAGDSASFGDVGLLVAGLVTMAFGTIGVLASQAMARLVSYSVLVSSGTLLAAVGMADAGVTTGALFYMVSSTLTIGALFLLVELVDRSQDPAANVLAVTMEAYGDDPEEEEIDEEVGVTLPATLAILGICFVLCGLLLSGLPPLSGFLGKFALLSAALSAGDDGAISGMAWAFFAVLIISGLFAMVAMLRVGIRTFWAPPIEGVVPRVLVVEFAPVALLLALCVVMTVKAGPVMAYVDATSQSLHSPDAYIEGVLSARQVPSPKMEAGR
- a CDS encoding Na+/H+ antiporter subunit E, whose protein sequence is MTRLLPYPLLAVSLLFMWLLLNGFTAGHFLLGAVIALVAASTMSALQPSKPRIRRWSRIATLMGIVFVDILRSNIAVARINLGGRKLEVVSGFVAIPLEMRDPTGLAFLACIITSTPGTAWVEYRSTEDLLLIHVLDLVSEESWSELIKGRYEALLMEIFE
- a CDS encoding K+/H+ antiporter subunit F encodes the protein MSVTILFWSITLAQLFLAAAALCCGVRLFKGPRAQDRVLALDALYVCAMLLLITFGIRTGSTLYFEGALVISLLGFVSTSALAKFLMRGEVIE
- a CDS encoding aspartate aminotransferase family protein, which translates into the protein MTAQPNSVEARDISYHMHSYTNARRHEEIGPLVIEKGDGIYVEDASGKRYIEAMAGLWSVAVGFSEQRLVDAATRQMKQLPFYHNFTHKSHAPVIDLAEKLVSIAPVPMSKVFFTNSGSEANDTAMKMIWYRSNALGQPQKKKIISRKRGYHGVTIASASLTGLPNNHISFDLPIANVIHTGTPHHYRDAQPGESEEAFATRLADELEQLILAEGPDTIAAFIGEPVMGAGGVVVPPATYWEKIQAVLAKYDILLVADEVICGFGRTGSMFGCETFGIRPDILVMSKQLSSSYLPISALLINDRVYQPLADESNRIGTFGHGYTAGGHPVPAAVALENLRIIEENDLVGNAKRVGAHMQKRLRELADHELVGEVRGVGLIAGVELVADKATRAPWKNAGALGLLVNGHLQENGVISRNMGDTLGFCPPLIITESQVDDMVAAVKKALDASLPEVKG
- a CDS encoding helix-turn-helix domain-containing protein: MQIFPEQCRAARGLLNWTQDRLASAAGVSRSTIKDFECHRHALQRGSEELVIRAFTRCGVELLFDTDGAGIGVRMEKAGNLPVAARS
- a CDS encoding Na+/H+ antiporter subunit C → MTELTLSLAIGVLVGSGVWLLLRPRTYQVIVGLSLIAYGVNLFIFSMGRLRSGVPPVLDTGGAVDPTAYTDPVPQALVLTAIVIGFATTALFLVVMLVARGLTGSDHVDGREP